The following are from one region of the Carnobacterium gallinarum DSM 4847 genome:
- a CDS encoding T7SS effector LXG polymorphic toxin: protein MKIRYEELSDVKMSIGSERQNAVRGFNAVTNAIQTLDDNDKIKGTGWDSTITHLEAYKEIDKTMFHVYYEMENSLGSYLTDFVTEVEQTDEMLDTSKLGDLYRELQVVQTDYFNLMSRLAESMKDVPVLGDWFKQESTQPIQDEIEILQKYESFESSHASHYSELSSLIVDVNTGLAQLGDPANFISPQKGYNAVDYSKEKWYKNLKGFNDSQPEQRIETFSRVDENGNISYVVLKNGVEDKELSLKMTEAMEDSWFDKSIDAISKFLDVVGNVVKTTLGVVTTITGIIGTIGGCAVVTLSTGGMGILVDGVIVTEGVVVTTTGIAIAIDGINGLTTSDFASNGGAGEERSLKTIKGNKAANEQSQKQGYDDAHDFKQTFVQKSDISKFDILWDSKTGEIFLKSKQGNILVETGHFFIK, encoded by the coding sequence GTGAAGATTAGATATGAGGAATTAAGTGATGTAAAAATGAGCATTGGTTCTGAACGTCAGAATGCTGTTCGCGGTTTTAATGCAGTAACAAATGCTATTCAAACACTAGATGATAATGATAAAATAAAAGGAACGGGTTGGGATTCAACAATCACTCATCTTGAGGCCTATAAAGAAATAGATAAAACGATGTTTCACGTCTATTATGAAATGGAAAACAGTTTAGGCAGTTACTTAACTGATTTTGTCACAGAAGTGGAACAAACAGACGAAATGTTAGATACAAGTAAATTAGGCGATTTATATCGGGAATTACAAGTTGTACAAACGGACTATTTCAATTTGATGAGTCGTTTAGCAGAATCCATGAAAGATGTGCCGGTATTAGGTGACTGGTTTAAGCAAGAAAGTACACAACCGATTCAAGATGAGATTGAAATTTTGCAAAAATATGAATCCTTCGAGTCAAGCCATGCTTCACACTATTCAGAGTTATCTAGCCTCATTGTCGATGTGAATACAGGTTTGGCTCAATTAGGAGATCCCGCTAACTTTATTAGTCCTCAAAAAGGGTATAATGCAGTAGATTATAGTAAAGAAAAGTGGTATAAAAATTTAAAAGGATTTAATGATAGTCAGCCGGAACAGCGTATTGAAACGTTCTCAAGGGTGGATGAGAATGGAAATATATCGTATGTGGTCTTAAAAAATGGCGTAGAGGATAAAGAATTAAGCCTAAAAATGACAGAAGCTATGGAAGATAGCTGGTTTGATAAAAGTATAGATGCAATTTCTAAATTTTTGGATGTAGTTGGAAATGTTGTTAAGACAACACTTGGAGTTGTGACGACAATTACTGGAATTATAGGAACAATTGGTGGGTGTGCAGTAGTGACATTGTCGACAGGAGGTATGGGAATACTTGTAGATGGTGTTATTGTAACAGAGGGAGTTGTCGTAACAACGACAGGAATTGCTATCGCCATTGATGGTATTAACGGTTTAACTACAAGTGATTTTGCTTCAAATGGTGGGGCAGGAGAAGAGCGTAGTTTAAAAACTATAAAAGGGAATAAGGCTGCAAATGAGCAATCTCAAAAACAAGGGTATGATGATGCTCACGACTTCAAGCAAACGTTTGTTCAGAAAAGTGATATCTCTAAATTTGACATATTATGGGATAGCAAAACAGGAGAAATCTTTTTAAAATCTAAACAAGGAAATATTCTTGTTGAAACAGGACATTTCTTTATAAAATAG
- a CDS encoding DUF4279 domain-containing protein codes for MRKLPKIRIIFAVSGKNFDLNEMTDKVKVTPTETRTKEEWPDVIKNNPNLPEELRPKNEWSYEKVFYGMKDLTLAYQEILSNFKPKVDILNQLANEEQREYAVVLCIDCYNGDFPALVVPTPMIHFLDSINAEISFDIVTYENEEDED; via the coding sequence ATGAGAAAATTACCTAAAATTAGAATAATATTTGCTGTATCAGGCAAGAATTTCGACTTAAATGAAATGACAGATAAAGTGAAAGTTACTCCTACAGAAACACGAACAAAAGAAGAGTGGCCAGATGTAATTAAAAATAACCCTAACTTACCAGAGGAATTAAGACCTAAGAATGAGTGGTCGTATGAGAAAGTTTTTTATGGTATGAAAGATTTAACACTAGCTTATCAAGAAATATTGAGTAATTTTAAGCCGAAAGTTGACATTTTAAATCAATTAGCAAATGAAGAGCAAAGAGAATATGCGGTGGTGCTGTGCATAGATTGCTATAATGGAGACTTTCCTGCGCTTGTAGTGCCAACTCCGATGATTCATTTTTTAGATTCTATTAATGCGGAAATTAGTTTTGATATTGTCACTTATGAAAATGAAGAGGATGAAGATTAA
- a CDS encoding ATP-binding protein, giving the protein MEVFEEIIKEGRKFGYYLTISSQRPADISPTIVSQIHNYFIHRLVNDNDLRLLDKKMSSLDSVSKESIPNLAPGQVILTGVLFELPIIIQVE; this is encoded by the coding sequence TTGGAGGTTTTTGAGGAGATAATCAAAGAAGGAAGAAAGTTTGGATATTATTTGACAATATCTAGTCAAAGACCAGCAGATATCTCCCCTACAATAGTCTCTCAAATTCATAATTATTTTATTCATCGATTAGTTAACGATAATGATTTACGTTTATTGGATAAAAAGATGTCTTCATTAGATAGCGTTTCAAAAGAAAGTATTCCTAACCTAGCACCGGGACAAGTAATATTGACAGGTGTATTATTTGAGCTTCCAATAATCATACAAGTTGAGTAG
- a CDS encoding tRNA dihydrouridine synthase, protein MTTNFWADLPKPFFILAPMEDVTDVVFRHVIKEAGSPDVFFTEFTNSDSYCHPDGIESVRGRLVFTEDEQPMVAHIWGDNPKFFREMSLGLAEMGFKGVDINMGCPVPNVARRGKGSGLILRPEVAAELIEAAKAGGLPVSVKTRIGYAELSEMEAWITHLLKQDIANLSVHLRTREEMSKVDAHWEIIPQIMEIRDRIAPHTLITINGDILDRQTGVKLAEQYGVDGIMIGRGIFKNPYAFEKEPKEHTPQELLGLLHLQLDLQDHYAELAPRSIVGLHRFFKIYVKGFAGASDLRVQLMNTKSTDEVRQLLAEFPEHTSNI, encoded by the coding sequence ATGACAACTAATTTTTGGGCCGATTTACCAAAGCCCTTTTTTATTTTAGCACCAATGGAAGACGTCACTGATGTCGTCTTTCGCCATGTAATCAAAGAAGCCGGTTCGCCTGATGTTTTTTTTACTGAGTTTACGAATTCAGATAGTTATTGTCACCCTGATGGAATCGAGAGCGTCCGTGGTCGTTTAGTTTTTACCGAAGATGAACAGCCAATGGTGGCCCATATTTGGGGAGATAATCCTAAGTTCTTTCGTGAAATGAGTCTAGGATTAGCAGAAATGGGATTCAAAGGCGTCGATATCAATATGGGGTGTCCAGTTCCTAATGTTGCTCGTCGTGGCAAAGGTAGTGGCTTAATCCTACGACCAGAAGTCGCAGCAGAATTAATTGAAGCAGCCAAAGCGGGCGGCTTACCCGTCAGTGTCAAAACGCGGATTGGCTACGCTGAACTATCTGAAATGGAAGCTTGGATTACCCATCTATTGAAACAAGACATCGCAAACTTATCGGTTCATCTGCGGACACGAGAAGAAATGAGTAAAGTTGATGCCCATTGGGAAATCATCCCACAAATTATGGAAATCCGAGATCGTATCGCACCTCACACTCTGATTACGATTAATGGGGATATACTTGATCGTCAAACTGGAGTAAAACTTGCTGAACAATACGGTGTTGACGGCATTATGATTGGCCGAGGGATTTTTAAAAATCCTTATGCCTTTGAAAAAGAGCCAAAAGAACATACACCGCAAGAATTACTTGGATTATTGCACTTGCAACTGGACTTACAAGATCACTATGCTGAACTAGCCCCTCGCTCAATTGTCGGCTTGCATCGTTTCTTTAAAATCTATGTAAAAGGCTTTGCCGGTGCGAGCGATTTACGTGTTCAATTAATGAATACAAAATCCACCGATGAAGTGCGACAACTATTAGCTGAATTTCCAGAACATACATCCAACATCTAA
- a CDS encoding LacI family DNA-binding transcriptional regulator: protein MAATIKDIAKIAGVSTATVSRVINNLDGYSKEVETKVLAIAKELGYRKNENAISLVKKSTKLIGVVMPDVATSFYGKIINGIEDMASEEGYGVILTHAGVEGKKIGGSLNLMAERRVDGIIIVSILLSEAEIEQLNKLAIPTILLSTKSTDEKIPYIKVDDYAASKAAVNYLISCGHERIGLAGVNPEDPISGKPRISGYVDAISEAELRVDYNLIKYGDFSFESGKEAMDYYLKMDQLPDAVFCVSDETALGIISACYENKIVIPDDISVIGYDNSRISSMSTPPISTIAQPFYTMGSLGCQKLIHSLHEEEKVASQIVEFELIERKSVQFKK from the coding sequence ATGGCAGCAACAATTAAAGATATTGCTAAAATTGCTGGGGTTTCTACTGCCACAGTATCTCGAGTGATAAATAATTTAGATGGCTACAGCAAAGAAGTCGAAACAAAAGTTTTAGCAATTGCTAAAGAATTAGGTTATCGAAAAAATGAAAATGCTATTAGTTTAGTGAAGAAATCTACTAAGCTGATTGGGGTTGTAATGCCAGATGTAGCTACTTCCTTCTATGGAAAGATTATCAATGGAATTGAAGATATGGCTTCGGAAGAAGGATATGGTGTTATTCTCACCCATGCTGGTGTTGAGGGAAAGAAAATCGGTGGAAGTCTGAATTTAATGGCTGAACGAAGAGTTGACGGCATCATTATTGTCTCGATATTACTATCAGAAGCTGAGATTGAGCAATTGAATAAGCTAGCAATTCCAACGATACTCTTATCTACAAAATCGACTGATGAAAAAATTCCATATATTAAGGTAGATGATTATGCAGCTTCTAAAGCGGCTGTTAATTATTTGATTTCATGTGGTCACGAAAGAATTGGCTTAGCTGGGGTTAATCCTGAAGATCCAATTTCAGGGAAACCAAGAATTAGCGGGTATGTAGATGCCATTAGCGAAGCAGAGTTACGGGTTGATTATAACTTAATCAAATATGGTGATTTCAGCTTTGAATCTGGAAAGGAAGCCATGGACTATTATCTAAAAATGGATCAATTACCAGATGCAGTCTTTTGTGTCAGTGATGAAACGGCTTTAGGCATAATTTCTGCTTGTTATGAAAATAAAATCGTTATTCCTGATGATATTTCTGTAATTGGTTATGATAATTCGAGAATTTCATCGATGTCGACACCACCAATTTCAACTATTGCTCAACCTTTCTATACAATGGGAAGCTTAGGATGTCAAAAATTAATCCATTCGCTCCATGAAGAAGAAAAAGTAGCCTCTCAAATTGTTGAATTTGAATTAATTGAAAGAAAATCAGTTCAGTTTAAAAAATGA
- a CDS encoding extracellular solute-binding protein, protein MFKKKFGWAVLLGLMVSLLSACGGSKSEANQEGSFDQNQEVTISMWHTFSDVETEIVENKIIAKFNEDYPKIKVEATRMPSGNEYNQQIVQAVSGGSAPDIARMNITDVPRYAKLGALEPLKKYEGFDAIQKEVYEGPMNTNAFANDFYGIPLNTSTKIAIYNKKLLKKAGLTEPPKTFDELIDASRKISNDETYGFAPQNIEIWGTMPYFYSLGGKYTDEDTKKATGYLNSKESINALKQLVKLNKEGLVGKSLEGGLGSWEGFKGDNYMMIDDGTWFATANEDVKDNMVFGLFPEGKGASIEPIGGENTVVFKSSQHKEAAFIFARFLASDEAQTIFGEELGMMPVNTKTAEKEFIKENEMLSLYMKQLETAKPLVQSPEWNEINSVISKTFESAIKTDTSVEELLNDAATQVDALLNQ, encoded by the coding sequence ATGTTTAAGAAAAAGTTTGGATGGGCAGTGCTTTTAGGGTTAATGGTGAGTTTGTTAAGTGCTTGTGGCGGAAGTAAGAGTGAAGCGAATCAAGAGGGGAGTTTTGATCAGAATCAAGAAGTAACAATTAGTATGTGGCATACGTTTAGTGATGTTGAAACGGAAATAGTTGAAAATAAAATTATTGCAAAGTTTAATGAAGACTATCCAAAGATTAAAGTCGAGGCAACAAGAATGCCAAGTGGAAATGAATACAATCAACAAATTGTGCAAGCGGTGTCAGGAGGAAGCGCGCCAGATATTGCGCGAATGAATATTACCGATGTACCAAGATATGCCAAGTTAGGTGCATTAGAACCATTAAAAAAATATGAAGGATTTGATGCTATTCAAAAGGAAGTATATGAAGGCCCGATGAACACCAATGCTTTTGCGAATGATTTTTATGGCATTCCGTTGAACACTAGTACTAAAATTGCAATTTATAATAAAAAATTGCTAAAGAAAGCTGGGCTTACAGAACCACCTAAAACATTTGATGAGCTAATTGATGCTTCACGAAAGATTTCCAATGATGAAACGTATGGATTTGCACCACAAAATATTGAGATTTGGGGAACGATGCCTTATTTCTATTCATTAGGTGGTAAATATACTGATGAAGATACAAAAAAGGCAACGGGGTATTTAAACTCTAAAGAGAGCATTAATGCGTTGAAACAGTTAGTTAAGTTAAACAAAGAAGGTTTAGTCGGGAAATCCCTTGAAGGCGGACTTGGTTCTTGGGAAGGATTTAAAGGCGACAATTATATGATGATTGACGATGGAACTTGGTTTGCAACTGCGAATGAAGATGTCAAAGACAACATGGTATTCGGGTTATTCCCAGAAGGCAAAGGCGCTAGCATTGAGCCGATTGGAGGAGAAAATACAGTTGTATTTAAATCAAGTCAGCATAAAGAAGCAGCATTTATTTTTGCACGTTTTTTAGCCTCAGATGAAGCTCAGACAATCTTTGGGGAAGAACTGGGAATGATGCCGGTTAATACAAAAACAGCAGAAAAAGAGTTTATCAAAGAGAACGAGATGCTTAGTTTATATATGAAACAGTTGGAAACAGCTAAGCCGTTAGTGCAATCACCTGAATGGAATGAAATCAATAGCGTCATTTCAAAGACCTTTGAATCGGCTATCAAAACCGATACTTCTGTTGAAGAATTATTAAATGATGCTGCAACTCAAGTAGATGCGTTGTTAAACCAATAA
- a CDS encoding carbohydrate ABC transporter permease: MMKKNEKRKNYAALETRDAWLFIGLGVILFSVFVLYPQLKNIYMGFTEYSIIPGQPSKFIGLDNFKRMFFSEGALGESQYFYIALRNSILAVLVTVPGQLIIGMGVATIIHNLSRGKLIYKIVLYIPVISSWVVVSVLFKYIFQDTKGSLVNYALIQSRLIDSPIAWLNNATTANIVIWVLCIWKGVGWVMIIFTAALQSLPRDVYEAAKIDGSNALRTFTNITMPLLKPTMIYSIVQLTIGAFGIMIQVIMITGGGPMGMTETLNSYMYNKAFSQFQFGYASAVALIMGLVVIFITMLQRRAFKENQ; the protein is encoded by the coding sequence ATGATGAAGAAAAATGAGAAACGAAAAAATTATGCTGCACTAGAAACTAGAGATGCTTGGTTATTTATTGGTTTAGGAGTCATTCTTTTTAGTGTGTTTGTTTTGTATCCTCAACTGAAAAATATTTATATGGGGTTTACGGAATATAGTATTATTCCAGGGCAGCCTAGTAAATTTATTGGCTTAGATAATTTTAAAAGGATGTTTTTTTCTGAAGGAGCTCTTGGTGAAAGTCAGTATTTTTATATCGCCTTGAGAAATAGTATTTTGGCAGTTCTCGTTACAGTACCAGGACAATTGATAATTGGTATGGGTGTGGCAACAATTATTCATAACTTATCTAGAGGGAAATTAATATATAAAATAGTGTTATATATTCCAGTAATTTCTAGTTGGGTAGTTGTATCGGTATTATTTAAATATATTTTTCAAGATACGAAGGGGTCGTTGGTTAATTATGCTCTGATTCAAAGTCGGTTGATTGATTCTCCGATAGCGTGGCTAAATAATGCAACGACTGCCAATATTGTCATTTGGGTATTGTGCATCTGGAAGGGCGTTGGTTGGGTGATGATTATCTTTACAGCGGCACTTCAAAGTTTGCCTAGGGATGTTTATGAAGCAGCTAAAATTGATGGATCCAATGCGTTACGAACATTTACAAACATTACTATGCCACTTCTAAAGCCTACGATGATTTATTCAATTGTTCAACTGACGATTGGAGCTTTTGGTATCATGATCCAAGTTATCATGATTACTGGCGGTGGACCGATGGGAATGACGGAGACGCTAAACAGCTACATGTACAACAAAGCCTTTTCACAATTTCAATTCGGCTATGCGTCAGCTGTCGCACTTATTATGGGGTTAGTTGTTATTTTTATCACGATGCTTCAAAGAAGAGCATTTAAGGAAAATCAATAG